Below is a window of Candidatus Eisenbacteria bacterium DNA.
TCGTGCTCAAAATCCCTTGCAGCCTGCGCGAAAGAAAGAGCGGAAAGAAGGACTAACATCAGCCCGACCAGCACAAGACTTCTTTTGCCAATAGTAGTCTTCAACTACTCTCCCTCCTTGAGTCTCACAATCCTGGTGGGCATCGTCGCCGGAACAAGACCCTTCCCGATCACAAGTTTCTGCCCCGGAGCGCTTGTAACAAACGTGACGAATCCGCCCGGAAGCCCCAGGGCCGGCTGCCTTGTTATCATATAGATTGGATGGATGAGCGGGTAGTCGCCGTTCAGGACGGTTCCCTGGTCCAGACTGACTGGAGCTGACGACTGCGTTTCTGAGATCATGAGAGTCTTCACGCTCTCCCTGTCAATCATCATGCTGACGAATCCTATTGCGCCAATATTGTCCATTACACCGGCGACAACAACAGAATCGTTCGCCACGTGGTAGGATTTCGGACTGTACTCCCCGCCCTTGAGAACCTTGTTCTTGAAAAACTCAAAGGTTCCTGAGTTAGGGTCTGTCGTTATTGTTACTATGGGGGGATTGCCGCCGCCCAGCGCCCGCCAGCTGGGTATTCTGCCGCTAAAGACATCGGCGAGCTGAGGAAGGTTCAAGCTGTCAACGGGGTTCCTTTTGTTAACTATGACAGCAAGTCCGTCAATGGCTATCTTGAAACTTTCTAGCTGGAAGCCTCCTTCCTTGGCTGCAGCCAGCTCGTCCGGCTTGAGCTCACGGGAGATGACAGCCACGTTAGCTGTTCCCTCGAGGAGCTCCGCGATTCCAGCCCTCGAGCTTCCACCCCTTACCGTGATCGAGGCCTTTGGATAGTGCTCCATGAAGACCTGAGCTTCCTCTCTCACCAGGGGAAGAGCAGATTCGGAGCCGCTAACAAGAATGGCCCCGCTTGTGGGGGTCTCCGCAGGTTCCTTTCCACAACCCAAAGGGAGAGCCGTAGAGAGCAACGCGATCGCCCAGGTGCTCGCTCTCCCAAAAGAATTTATCTTCATTCGCTTTGTTCTGTCAATCCTTTTTTAAGGGATGACTATTGCCCTTTCAAAAGGACGGCTTTCCTCACATCGCTTTTCCGCGCAGCTTCCAGTCTCAATACATATAAACCTGATGAACATCTTTCGCCATGCTTGTTCTTTCCGTCCCAGGACAGCGTCACCATTCCCGGCGCATCTCCCCTACCCGAGATGGACTTAACTTCTCTTCCGGAAAGGTCAAAAATCCTTAATACATAACCTTGACCCGCTTTGTCAAGGAAGAATGAGATCTCACAGCCGGAATCAAAAGGATTCGGATAGACTCCTTTGAGCCCGAATGAGACTCCTGTGGCACTTGGGCCGCCGCCTGCAGAGCTCAGAGTAACAACCACGTCTTCTCTCTGGCTCCAGCCCGAACGATGTCCTTCGCTGTCGATCGCCCGCACGTGGTAATAGTAAACACCGTCGGTCTTGCCTGAAACAACATAGAACGTGTCAGGAATTGACGAACTCAAAACCGACTTTGTCGCAAACGTCTCGAGCGGATAGACATCATCCGCATACAGGCCTTCACCTGTCACGGATTGATCTGTCTGATACCTGATTCTCATCCAGACAGTCTTCCCTGAGAACTGACTCAATGGAAAACTTCCAAGAACCCAGCCACCGCTCGATCCGGTGATTCCGTTTCCGGCATTTCCTCCGTGCGGATCGTAGTTTGTCGTTATGTTTCCAGGGATGGACTCGAAGGTCATGCCGCCGTCAGCTGACATTTCGACATAGGCATAGTCGTAATTCGACTCAATATCATACCAGCACCAGAGCTTTAGACTATCGGCTGAGGCCACGTCCACTCCCTCAACTGAGGATAGCCGGGAATCAAGTCCGTCGGCCTTTCCGCCATAGAAGCTTGAGCTCCCGCTCTTCTTTCTCGTGGATGAAATCGTGAAACCTGAGGTCCCGAAGTTCACAAACCCCGACTCAGCTCCATCGGTGATGCGGCTCTTCCCGGACATCTCAACAAGCTCGTAAAGTTGAGCAGGATTGTGCGGATCCGGTGTCGTTGTTGACCACTCCAGCGTGTAGGTGCCATCCGGGTCGCCGTCGAGCGGCGTTATCAGAGGAGTCGCCGGCGGCAAGAGTCTCAAAGGATCGTCGGCGTACTTGAGCAGAAAAAGGCTTGGCTTTAGGTTCAACTCGCATGTCGGACCAATCAGGCTTCCTGGGGGCGCGAACCCACCCTGGGCGTATGTGTTGACCTCAAATGTTATGCCGTACGTTTTGTTCTTCGTGACGACTTCCCCATACACCCAGTCATCAGTATCTCCGTTCGTGAGATAGATGGTGCCGGTGGCAGCGTTGCCGTGAACGTAGTTGTTGTATGCCACTATGCTGTCGCCTAACACAGTGAAGAGCATTCTGTCCGGTGTGTGAGCGGCGATGTAGCCCCATGGGTAAAGCACCATCTCTCCGTAGCTGTGATAAGAAAGGGAGAATATGAAGTCGTGCGCCTCGCAGAAGTCCCGTATTACGTCGATCTCAGGTTCAGAAAACGGACCTGTTCCTCTATATACCTCTGAGCTCGGGGTCGGACTCGAGCCGATATTATCGTAGCCCCACATGTAGCCATAGTTTCTATTCAGATCAACACCGTAGCTTCCGTCTCCATTGTTCCTGCGATTCTTTCTCCACATTGAAGACCCGTTCTCAACATAAACGTGCCCGTCAGGATTCACCATCGGCACCAGCCATGTTTCTCTGGTATCGACAAGCCGTGTCGCAAGGGTGTCGGTCCCGTAACCATTTATGAGAAAACTCATGATTCTCATCGGAATCTCGACAGTCATGATTTCACGGGCGTGATGGTTACCCATGTAGAGAACTTCCGGTTCGTTCTCATCGACTCCGACATTGTCGGAGATCTTCATTGCCCAGATTGCCCTTCCCTCAACGCTGCTTCCGATTGAATCAACTTTGACTATGGCCGCGTGGGTTTGAGCATACGCAAGCATCTCGGTCTTCATTTCCTGGTACGTGTGATAAAGACCCAGATCCCCTTGTTCAAGAAGAGGAACAAGTTTCTGAGCGGGATTCTCGTCTATCACTTCCAGCTGAATGCCCAGACGCTGGAGCTTGAGAGACTCTTCAGAAGAGACAAGGGCATCAAGGTACTGGCCCGGACGAAAGGACGCGATGTCAAGGCCAAGACGGAGAATCTCATCAAGCTTGGATGGCTTTCCAAAATAAACCCGCACCAGAGACTTTTCCTTCGGCACGGGGGCAGAGGCTGCATTTTGAGCTAAGAAGAAAAGAGCAAGACAGAAGAAGAAAATGCTGCAAAAGAGAGCGAGGCGGACTTTCAACCTCATCCGGCCTCGGGACCAGACACGAACGCAAGATGCTTCATTCATGGCTCCCTCCGGGCGATCACGCCCTCCACTTCCCCTTTAACCTCTCACTCTGCATAACACGACAATTCTACGGGTGATTCCTGGCTCCATACGGACTATCAGCCACCCGCAGCTCTCCGTCTGAGTTCTCCCTTTTCGTCTTGGGGTCAAAAAAAATAAGCCCAATAGCATATTCGGCACTGAGCTGAAGTGTCTAAGTACTACTTGAAACCCTCAGTTACTCTTCAGTTACCCTTTGCCACCGTATATTTTACCAGAAAACCGGCCGGGAGAACAGGATTTATTTTGGGTGACGCCCAGACGGGAGAGTTTTCAGGGGGTGAGCCGGGGTCAAAGAAATTGTCAAGGCGTGAGCCGGTAGATCATTCTCGGAAACGGTATCGTCTCTCTCACATGCTCGATGCCGCATATCCAGGCGACAGTCCTTTCCAAACCGAGGCCAAAGCCCGCGTGAGGGCAGGAACCGAAGCGCCTCAGGTCGAGATACCACTCAAAACACTCTCTCGGAAGTCCCTCTTTTGCTATTCCTCTCTCCAGATCCTCAAGACTGTCCATCCTCTCGCCGCCACCTACAATTTCCCCATATCCTTCGGGAGCAAGCAGGTCACAGGACAGACAGAGTTTCTTATTCTCTGGGTCGGGCTTCATGTAGAAGGCCTTGCACTGGGCCGGGAAATGGTGCACAAAGACAGGAACTTCAAACGATTGCGCAAGTATTGTCTCATCCTCTGCGCCGAAGTCACCTCCCCACTCGAAGCTCTGCCCCTTCTTCTTGAGAATCTGAACGGCTTCATCATAGCTCATCCTCGGAAATGGCGGTTCGATCTTTTCAAGTGATGTTGTATCTCTCTCGATGCGCTTGAGCTCCTCTTTCCTCCTGTCAATCACTCGGCTCACGACGGAGCTCAAGA
It encodes the following:
- a CDS encoding PstS family phosphate ABC transporter substrate-binding protein, with translation MKINSFGRASTWAIALLSTALPLGCGKEPAETPTSGAILVSGSESALPLVREEAQVFMEHYPKASITVRGGSSRAGIAELLEGTANVAVISRELKPDELAAAKEGGFQLESFKIAIDGLAVIVNKRNPVDSLNLPQLADVFSGRIPSWRALGGGNPPIVTITTDPNSGTFEFFKNKVLKGGEYSPKSYHVANDSVVVAGVMDNIGAIGFVSMMIDRESVKTLMISETQSSAPVSLDQGTVLNGDYPLIHPIYMITRQPALGLPGGFVTFVTSAPGQKLVIGKGLVPATMPTRIVRLKEGE
- a CDS encoding M14 family zinc carboxypeptidase, which gives rise to MNEASCVRVWSRGRMRLKVRLALFCSIFFFCLALFFLAQNAASAPVPKEKSLVRVYFGKPSKLDEILRLGLDIASFRPGQYLDALVSSEESLKLQRLGIQLEVIDENPAQKLVPLLEQGDLGLYHTYQEMKTEMLAYAQTHAAIVKVDSIGSSVEGRAIWAMKISDNVGVDENEPEVLYMGNHHAREIMTVEIPMRIMSFLINGYGTDTLATRLVDTRETWLVPMVNPDGHVYVENGSSMWRKNRRNNGDGSYGVDLNRNYGYMWGYDNIGSSPTPSSEVYRGTGPFSEPEIDVIRDFCEAHDFIFSLSYHSYGEMVLYPWGYIAAHTPDRMLFTVLGDSIVAYNNYVHGNAATGTIYLTNGDTDDWVYGEVVTKNKTYGITFEVNTYAQGGFAPPGSLIGPTCELNLKPSLFLLKYADDPLRLLPPATPLITPLDGDPDGTYTLEWSTTTPDPHNPAQLYELVEMSGKSRITDGAESGFVNFGTSGFTISSTRKKSGSSSFYGGKADGLDSRLSSVEGVDVASADSLKLWCWYDIESNYDYAYVEMSADGGMTFESIPGNITTNYDPHGGNAGNGITGSSGGWVLGSFPLSQFSGKTVWMRIRYQTDQSVTGEGLYADDVYPLETFATKSVLSSSIPDTFYVVSGKTDGVYYYHVRAIDSEGHRSGWSQREDVVVTLSSAGGGPSATGVSFGLKGVYPNPFDSGCEISFFLDKAGQGYVLRIFDLSGREVKSISGRGDAPGMVTLSWDGKNKHGERCSSGLYVLRLEAARKSDVRKAVLLKGQ